Proteins encoded by one window of Paenibacillus urinalis:
- a CDS encoding ABC transporter permease — MSSVLKWFTKDSIIYPVVAIIMGLLLGAVVMLIGGYNPITAYGALVEKVFGNTYNIGETLREMTPLIMTGLAFAFASRAGLFNIGAEGQFIVGMTASAFVGIKLTGLPMIIHAPLALIAGALAGGLWAAIAGYLKAARGVNEVITSIMMNWVALYLGNLVVRQFMLMPGENRSEEIQPSASIAIGWLSELMSNSRVHWGTLIAILAAVVFYVFMWKTKQGFELRAVGHNHHAAEYAGMKVNRNIVKAMFISGILAGLGGAFQILGVFGYQTILQGSPGTGFDGIAVALIGMNHPFGVILGAFLFGGLTYGSAGMSFAADVPPELIRIVIGSIIFFIAAQGIVRWVLKPFYAKRKKEKVL, encoded by the coding sequence GTGAGTAGCGTATTAAAATGGTTCACTAAAGATTCTATTATATATCCAGTCGTTGCTATTATTATGGGTCTTCTATTGGGTGCAGTCGTTATGCTCATTGGCGGTTATAATCCGATAACGGCATACGGAGCACTAGTCGAGAAAGTATTTGGAAATACGTATAACATTGGGGAAACATTGCGTGAAATGACTCCGCTCATTATGACGGGTCTGGCATTTGCTTTTGCTTCCCGTGCAGGACTATTTAATATCGGTGCTGAAGGACAGTTTATCGTAGGGATGACAGCTTCGGCATTTGTCGGAATTAAACTTACGGGATTACCTATGATTATCCATGCACCGCTCGCATTAATTGCAGGGGCTCTGGCCGGCGGTCTGTGGGCTGCTATCGCTGGTTATCTCAAGGCAGCACGCGGGGTAAATGAAGTAATTACCAGCATTATGATGAACTGGGTTGCTCTCTATTTGGGCAATCTCGTCGTAAGACAATTCATGCTTATGCCGGGTGAGAATCGTTCCGAAGAGATTCAACCATCTGCTTCTATTGCGATTGGATGGTTGTCTGAGCTTATGAGTAACTCGCGTGTTCACTGGGGGACGCTGATTGCGATTCTCGCAGCGGTAGTGTTCTATGTATTCATGTGGAAAACAAAGCAAGGCTTCGAGCTTCGCGCAGTAGGCCATAACCATCATGCCGCTGAATATGCAGGGATGAAGGTGAATCGCAACATTGTCAAAGCCATGTTTATCAGTGGTATTTTGGCAGGCCTTGGCGGTGCCTTTCAAATTCTCGGTGTGTTCGGCTATCAAACGATTCTTCAAGGATCACCGGGTACTGGATTTGATGGTATTGCGGTAGCACTAATTGGTATGAATCATCCGTTTGGTGTAATCCTAGGAGCCTTCCTATTTGGAGGATTGACATACGGTTCTGCCGGAATGAGCTTCGCAGCAGATGTTCCACCGGAATTGATTCGTATCGTAATTGGCTCCATTATATTCTTCATTGCTGCACAAGGTATCGTGCGCTGGGTGCTTAAGCCCTTCTATGCGAAGCGCAAGAAAGAGAAGGTGTTGTAA
- a CDS encoding ABC transporter permease — MDFITLSGQLINTTLVFATALVFAALGGIFSERSGVTNLGIEGFMIFGAFAAGVSAHYAQEAGMTGGQAAWVGLVTAGVLGLVVSLIHAVASITFKADQIISGIVINFLAAGSTLYMVKLLFDGSGETPLIDGFKKWNPELFGVKLAEIPFFGNVFIHHYPSTFLAVLFVILTFLFLYKTPFGLRLRSVGEHPSAADTMGINVTKYRYLAVMVSGALAGIGGAVLTLTTTNVFAHNTISGQGYIAIAAMIFGKWNPIGAFGAALFFGLSQAVRNYIQMFEWAQAIPQEIIFMLPYLLTVIVLVAAVGRSAAPAALGQPYDPGKR, encoded by the coding sequence ATGGATTTCATAACGCTCTCCGGACAGCTGATTAATACGACACTTGTCTTTGCAACAGCTCTTGTATTTGCTGCACTTGGTGGGATATTCTCAGAGCGTTCCGGTGTAACGAATCTGGGGATTGAAGGATTTATGATCTTTGGTGCTTTTGCTGCAGGCGTATCTGCTCATTATGCTCAAGAAGCGGGGATGACAGGTGGGCAAGCGGCTTGGGTTGGTCTGGTTACAGCGGGTGTATTAGGCTTGGTTGTTTCCTTGATTCACGCTGTAGCCTCTATCACTTTCAAAGCAGACCAGATCATAAGTGGTATCGTCATTAACTTCTTGGCTGCAGGAAGCACCTTGTATATGGTTAAGCTTCTGTTTGACGGGTCAGGGGAAACTCCGCTTATTGATGGATTCAAAAAATGGAATCCAGAATTATTTGGAGTAAAGCTAGCTGAAATTCCGTTCTTTGGTAATGTGTTTATTCATCATTATCCATCTACATTCCTAGCTGTGCTGTTTGTAATATTGACCTTCTTGTTCCTATACAAAACGCCATTCGGACTGCGTCTCCGTTCTGTCGGGGAGCATCCAAGTGCTGCGGATACGATGGGGATTAATGTAACGAAATACAGATATCTGGCTGTTATGGTCAGTGGTGCGCTCGCGGGTATCGGCGGTGCTGTTCTTACGCTGACGACGACAAATGTGTTCGCACACAACACAATTTCCGGACAAGGTTATATTGCGATTGCTGCCATGATCTTCGGTAAATGGAATCCGATCGGGGCGTTCGGTGCAGCTCTCTTCTTCGGGTTGTCCCAAGCAGTCCGCAACTATATTCAAATGTTTGAATGGGCTCAGGCTATTCCCCAGGAAATTATTTTCATGCTGCCGTATCTGCTCACAGTCATCGTACTCGTAGCAGCCGTCGGGCGTTCAGCAGCACCTGCTGCACTGGGACAGCCATATGATCCAGGCAAACGATAA
- a CDS encoding GNAT family N-acetyltransferase → MIRNRRPKQDDPAIMELIHSQLVPISHLSKQEINLIIQDIPSRLARGITLVSSANYESNICGFVHFMMHGSLLYIDMMAVSPKEQRKQHGKELLIKAEQFAVSRGCRKSKVMVDEGNKKGLNFYQKMGYKMLRYVDIGRCFELEKVLSNG, encoded by the coding sequence ATGATTCGCAATCGCAGACCTAAGCAAGATGATCCAGCTATCATGGAATTGATTCATAGCCAGCTTGTGCCTATTTCACATTTGAGCAAGCAAGAGATCAACCTGATCATTCAGGATATTCCAAGCCGCTTAGCCCGAGGGATTACTTTGGTATCCTCTGCTAATTATGAATCCAACATTTGTGGTTTTGTACATTTTATGATGCATGGTTCTTTACTATACATTGACATGATGGCCGTTTCTCCAAAGGAACAGCGCAAACAGCATGGCAAAGAATTACTGATCAAAGCGGAACAATTTGCGGTTTCACGTGGCTGTAGGAAGTCGAAGGTTATGGTGGATGAAGGAAACAAAAAGGGACTAAATTTTTACCAAAAGATGGGATATAAGATGCTTCGATATGTTGATATCGGACGATGCTTCGAATTGGAAAAAGTATTGAGCAATGGCTAG
- the ilvB gene encoding biosynthetic-type acetolactate synthase large subunit, which produces MNAHNPEMRSTDQLREKWMKPEVITGSDILLRSLLLEGVECVFGYPGGAVLYIYDAMYGFEDFKHLLTRHEQGAIHAADGYARASGKVGVCIATSGPGATNLVTGIATAYMDSVPLVVITGNVVSSLIGTDAFQEADITGITMPITKHSYLVRSVEDLPRVIHEAFHIANTGRKGPVLIDIPKDVSANKTLFIPQTEPVNMRGYNPTVTPNKLQLDKLHQAIKQAERPVILAGGGIVYAGAHEALFEFVKKTEIPITTTLLGLGGFPSGHELWMGMPGMHGTYTANQAIQQSDLLINFGARFDDRVTGKLDGFAPRAKIVHIDIDPAEIGKNVPTDIPIVGDVKTVLELLNHEAERADQADEWRNQIRAWKGDRLYNYKDSDEVLKPQWVIEMLNDTTEGNAIVTTDVGQHQMWAAQYYKFNQPRSWVTSGGLGTMGFGFPSAIGAQMAHPDRLVISINGDGGMQMCSQELAICAINNIPVKIVVINNQVLGMVRQWQELIYDNRYSHIDLAGSPDFVKLAEAYGVKGLRATNKEEAQKIWSEALETDGPVLVEFVVNKEENVYPMVMQGSTIDQMLMGDA; this is translated from the coding sequence ATGAATGCGCATAATCCTGAAATGCGATCAACTGATCAACTACGTGAGAAATGGATGAAACCGGAAGTCATTACAGGCTCGGATATTCTGCTTCGAAGCTTGCTGTTAGAAGGTGTTGAATGCGTCTTTGGCTACCCGGGGGGCGCCGTCCTATACATCTACGATGCAATGTATGGATTTGAAGATTTCAAGCATTTGCTTACAAGGCATGAGCAAGGCGCCATTCACGCAGCCGATGGATATGCTCGGGCAAGCGGCAAAGTAGGCGTATGTATCGCTACTTCTGGTCCAGGTGCAACTAACCTGGTAACGGGCATTGCAACTGCCTACATGGATTCGGTACCACTTGTTGTCATTACGGGGAATGTTGTTTCGAGCTTGATTGGTACGGATGCTTTCCAAGAAGCAGATATTACAGGGATTACAATGCCGATCACCAAGCACAGCTATCTGGTTCGCTCAGTAGAGGATTTGCCGAGAGTGATTCATGAGGCGTTTCATATTGCGAACACGGGACGCAAAGGTCCGGTATTGATCGATATTCCTAAGGATGTATCCGCTAATAAGACGCTGTTCATTCCGCAGACAGAACCTGTTAATATGCGAGGCTACAATCCAACAGTTACGCCTAACAAGCTGCAGCTTGATAAGCTGCATCAAGCGATTAAGCAAGCAGAAAGGCCGGTAATTCTGGCCGGCGGCGGAATCGTATACGCTGGAGCGCATGAAGCACTGTTCGAATTTGTGAAGAAAACAGAGATTCCGATAACGACCACATTACTTGGTCTAGGTGGATTCCCAAGCGGTCATGAGCTCTGGATGGGAATGCCGGGAATGCACGGTACGTATACCGCGAATCAAGCTATTCAGCAATCTGATTTGTTGATCAACTTTGGTGCAAGATTTGATGATCGGGTAACAGGTAAGCTGGACGGTTTTGCTCCGAGAGCGAAGATCGTGCATATTGATATTGATCCTGCAGAGATTGGCAAAAACGTACCGACAGACATTCCGATTGTAGGGGATGTGAAGACCGTACTTGAATTGCTCAATCATGAAGCTGAACGTGCAGATCAGGCAGATGAGTGGCGGAACCAGATTCGGGCGTGGAAAGGCGATCGATTGTACAACTACAAGGATTCAGATGAAGTACTCAAACCGCAATGGGTTATTGAGATGCTGAATGACACGACGGAAGGCAACGCCATTGTAACTACGGACGTAGGTCAGCATCAGATGTGGGCAGCTCAGTATTACAAGTTTAATCAACCTCGCTCATGGGTTACTTCCGGGGGACTTGGAACGATGGGCTTCGGCTTCCCTTCAGCGATCGGTGCTCAGATGGCACATCCGGATCGCCTCGTTATCTCTATTAACGGAGACGGTGGAATGCAGATGTGTTCTCAAGAGCTTGCCATCTGTGCAATTAACAACATTCCGGTTAAGATTGTGGTTATCAACAACCAGGTGCTTGGGATGGTAAGACAATGGCAAGAGCTGATCTATGATAATCGATATAGTCACATTGATCTAGCGGGTAGTCCTGACTTTGTCAAACTGGCAGAGGCATACGGTGTCAAAGGTCTTCGTGCCACGAATAAGGAAGAAGCGCAGAAGATTTGGTCAGAAGCGCTCGAAACAGACGGTCCGGTTCTTGTTGAGTTTGTTGTTAACAAAGAAGAAAATGTATATCCGATGGTAATGCAGGGATCGACCATTGATCAAATGCTGATGGGGGATGCATAA
- the ilvN gene encoding acetolactate synthase small subunit, translated as MNRHTIAVLVNDQPGVLQRVSGLFGRRGFNIESITVGQSEEAGLSRMVIVTLGDEHLLEQIEKQLYKLIDVIKVVNLSSNPMVARELALIKIKAEPSVRPEIMGLVETFRASVVDIGNSSLMIQVVGDTDKIDAMIELIKPYGIRELSRTGVTAMIRGNV; from the coding sequence ATGAATAGACATACGATTGCCGTACTGGTAAATGATCAGCCAGGAGTACTTCAACGGGTATCAGGTCTGTTCGGTCGCCGCGGCTTTAACATTGAAAGTATCACGGTTGGTCAGTCTGAGGAAGCCGGATTATCCCGAATGGTTATTGTGACACTTGGCGATGAACATCTTCTTGAGCAGATTGAGAAGCAGCTGTACAAATTAATTGACGTTATCAAGGTCGTTAATTTGAGCTCCAATCCAATGGTTGCGCGCGAGCTCGCACTGATCAAGATCAAAGCAGAGCCTTCGGTTCGTCCGGAAATTATGGGTCTCGTCGAAACTTTCCGTGCTTCGGTTGTCGATATCGGCAACTCTAGCCTGATGATTCAGGTTGTAGGAGATACAGATAAGATTGACGCGATGATCGAGCTCATTAAGCCATATGGTATCAGGGAATTATCCAGAACAGGTGTAACGGCAATGATCCGAGGAAACGTATAA
- the ilvC gene encoding ketol-acid reductoisomerase, which produces MAVTTYYEQDADLSVLKGKTIAVIGYGSQGHAQAQNLRDSGLNVVIGLREGKSFETAKNDGFEVLPVAEATRRADVVQILMPDETQASVYKNEIEPNLKKGATLMFSHGFNVHFGQIVAPKDSDVMLVAPKSPGHMVRRTYVEGFGVPGLIAIEQDATGQAKEIGLAYAKGIGCTRAGVIETSFREETETDLFGEQAVLCGGVSALVKAGFETLTEAGYAPEMAYFECLHELKLIVDLMYEGGLASMRDSISNTAEYGDYVTGPRVVTEDTKIAMKAVLSDIQQGKFARDFILENQSGRAFLTATRRNEANHPIEVVGAQLREMMHWTHK; this is translated from the coding sequence ATGGCAGTTACAACTTATTATGAACAGGATGCAGATCTTAGTGTATTGAAAGGTAAAACCATCGCCGTTATCGGTTATGGAAGTCAAGGACATGCTCAGGCACAAAACTTGCGTGACAGTGGTCTAAACGTAGTTATCGGTTTGCGTGAAGGTAAATCATTTGAGACAGCGAAAAATGACGGCTTCGAAGTATTGCCGGTTGCAGAAGCAACTCGCCGTGCTGATGTTGTGCAAATCCTGATGCCAGATGAAACACAAGCTTCCGTTTACAAAAATGAAATTGAGCCTAACCTGAAAAAAGGTGCAACTCTGATGTTCTCCCACGGCTTCAATGTTCATTTTGGACAAATCGTTGCTCCTAAAGATAGTGATGTTATGCTGGTAGCTCCTAAATCCCCTGGGCATATGGTTCGCCGTACATATGTAGAAGGCTTCGGCGTGCCTGGACTGATCGCGATTGAGCAGGATGCTACGGGTCAAGCCAAAGAAATTGGTCTGGCTTATGCAAAAGGGATCGGTTGTACACGTGCTGGTGTTATTGAAACTTCCTTCCGTGAAGAAACAGAAACAGATCTGTTTGGTGAACAAGCCGTACTGTGCGGTGGTGTAAGCGCACTTGTAAAAGCCGGTTTCGAAACATTGACAGAAGCTGGTTATGCTCCAGAAATGGCTTACTTTGAATGCTTGCATGAGCTGAAGCTAATCGTTGACTTGATGTATGAAGGCGGACTTGCCAGCATGCGTGATTCCATCAGTAATACAGCGGAATACGGTGACTACGTTACTGGACCACGCGTTGTAACTGAGGATACGAAGATCGCAATGAAAGCGGTCCTCAGCGATATTCAGCAAGGTAAATTCGCACGCGACTTCATCCTGGAGAATCAATCCGGACGTGCATTCCTGACAGCGACTCGCCGTAATGAAGCGAATCATCCAATCGAGGTTGTCGGCGCACAATTGCGTGAAATGATGCACTGGACTCATAAATAA
- a CDS encoding aldo/keto reductase, with protein MQYTYLGRSGLKVSRLCLGTMNFGPATDEKEAFRIMDAAVDAGLNFFDTANIYGWGENAGLTETIIGKWFKQGGGRREKVVLATKVYGSMHDSNDGPNDEAGLSAYKIRRHLEGSLQRLQTDHIELYQMHHVDPNVSWEELWGAFEVGIHQGKIGYVGSSNFAGWQIALAQMEAKNRNFVGLVSEQHKYSLNCRLPELEVLPAAHKLGLGIIPWSPLDGGLLGRNALKKIEGTRSGGIAERVEQHRTQLEEFAALCRELGEPQDNVALAWLLANPAVTAPIIGPRTLEQFENTLDALEIQLNESVLKRLDEIFPGPGGQAPNAYAW; from the coding sequence GTGCAGTATACGTATTTAGGAAGATCAGGACTCAAGGTAAGCCGTCTGTGTCTGGGTACGATGAACTTTGGACCAGCAACAGATGAGAAGGAAGCATTTCGCATTATGGATGCTGCCGTTGATGCAGGCCTCAATTTTTTTGACACAGCAAACATCTATGGATGGGGTGAAAATGCAGGACTGACAGAAACGATCATCGGTAAATGGTTTAAGCAAGGCGGCGGACGCAGAGAAAAAGTCGTACTTGCCACCAAAGTATACGGATCCATGCATGACAGCAACGATGGACCCAATGATGAAGCAGGCTTGTCAGCCTACAAAATCCGTCGTCATCTTGAAGGCTCACTTCAACGTCTTCAAACCGATCATATTGAGCTCTATCAAATGCACCACGTCGATCCTAATGTCTCCTGGGAAGAATTATGGGGAGCTTTTGAGGTTGGAATTCATCAGGGAAAAATCGGCTATGTCGGCTCAAGCAATTTTGCTGGGTGGCAGATAGCACTCGCTCAAATGGAAGCCAAGAACCGTAATTTTGTGGGGCTAGTATCAGAGCAGCATAAATACAGCCTGAATTGCCGGCTTCCTGAGCTCGAAGTGCTACCTGCAGCACATAAGCTTGGACTTGGCATCATTCCTTGGAGTCCCCTTGATGGTGGTCTGCTCGGAAGAAATGCACTCAAGAAGATCGAAGGAACTCGCAGTGGTGGAATTGCCGAGCGTGTGGAGCAGCATCGCACTCAGTTGGAAGAATTCGCCGCGCTCTGCCGTGAGCTTGGAGAACCACAGGATAATGTCGCTCTGGCTTGGCTCCTTGCGAACCCTGCGGTTACCGCCCCAATTATTGGTCCTCGCACACTCGAGCAATTCGAGAACACACTGGATGCACTGGAGATCCAGCTGAACGAGTCTGTTCTCAAACGACTGGATGAAATATTCCCTGGTCCAGGCGGTCAGGCACCGAACGCTTACGCGTGGTAA
- the leuB gene encoding 3-isopropylmalate dehydrogenase, with protein sequence MSEVKKIAVIAGDGIGPEVVAEAERVLKRTEEVFGYTFETKHALFGGIAIDETGTPLPKETLEVCQSADAVLLGAVGGPKWDNNAKELRPETGLLGIRKALGLFSNLRPAVVFDCLKDASTLKPEVLEGTDLMVVRELTGGIYFGEKFRREGEHGEEAVDTCVYNVAEVERIVRQAFEIAQKRRKKLASVDKANVLETSRLWREVVNRVAPEYPDVEVEHVLVDNCAMQLLRRPSSFDVIVTENMFGDILSDEAAMLTGSIGMLASASMGEGSFGLYEPVHGSAPDIAGQGLANPIATILSVALMFRLTFGYSDAADAIERAVAQVLDAGHRTSDIAVDKSTAISTSEMGDLIVAAIVK encoded by the coding sequence ATGTCAGAAGTCAAAAAAATCGCCGTCATTGCAGGAGATGGCATTGGACCAGAGGTTGTTGCAGAAGCGGAGAGAGTGTTGAAACGAACCGAGGAAGTGTTCGGATACACTTTTGAAACGAAACACGCTTTGTTTGGCGGAATTGCGATTGATGAGACAGGAACCCCTTTGCCGAAAGAAACACTGGAGGTATGTCAAAGTGCGGATGCAGTACTGCTTGGAGCGGTTGGTGGTCCGAAATGGGATAACAATGCCAAGGAGCTTCGGCCAGAAACAGGATTGCTGGGGATTCGCAAAGCACTCGGATTATTCTCCAACCTGAGACCTGCGGTGGTGTTCGATTGTCTCAAAGATGCTTCTACACTAAAGCCGGAAGTGCTTGAGGGCACGGATCTAATGGTCGTTAGAGAGCTGACAGGCGGAATCTATTTTGGAGAGAAGTTCCGCAGAGAGGGAGAGCATGGAGAAGAAGCGGTAGATACCTGCGTATATAATGTAGCAGAAGTAGAGCGGATTGTTCGACAAGCTTTTGAAATTGCACAAAAACGCAGAAAGAAATTGGCTTCAGTTGATAAAGCTAATGTGCTTGAAACCTCCCGCTTATGGCGTGAAGTGGTCAACCGGGTCGCTCCCGAATACCCAGATGTTGAAGTTGAGCATGTACTCGTAGATAACTGTGCAATGCAGCTGCTGCGCCGTCCATCTAGCTTTGATGTCATTGTTACGGAAAATATGTTTGGTGACATTCTAAGTGACGAAGCGGCTATGCTTACAGGCTCGATCGGAATGCTGGCATCCGCGTCTATGGGTGAGGGAAGCTTTGGTCTATATGAACCCGTACACGGATCAGCTCCGGATATCGCTGGTCAGGGCTTAGCGAATCCGATTGCGACGATTTTGTCGGTTGCCTTGATGTTCCGTTTGACATTTGGTTACAGCGATGCAGCTGATGCGATTGAGAGAGCTGTAGCACAGGTGCTGGATGCAGGACATCGGACCAGTGATATTGCTGTAGATAAGAGCACTGCCATCAGCACCTCCGAGATGGGAGACCTGATTGTAGCGGCGATTGTCAAATAA
- a CDS encoding peroxiredoxin — protein MAERLVGKTAPDFVMETVTGDGQDFGKVQLSDYRGKWLVFFFYPLDFTFVCPTEITALSDAYNDFKILDTEILGVSVDSIHSHKAWINTPKDSGGLGQINFPLASDITKQVARDYGVLIEEEGVALRGLFIIDPEGELKYQVVNHNDVGRSVEETLRVLQALQSGGLCAMNWKPGDNNL, from the coding sequence ATGGCAGAACGTTTGGTTGGAAAAACAGCTCCGGATTTCGTAATGGAGACCGTAACTGGTGATGGTCAAGATTTTGGTAAGGTTCAATTGTCTGACTATCGCGGTAAATGGCTGGTATTTTTCTTCTACCCGCTAGATTTCACATTTGTATGCCCAACTGAGATTACAGCACTTAGCGATGCTTATAATGATTTCAAAATTTTGGATACAGAAATTCTTGGTGTGAGTGTAGACTCGATCCATAGCCACAAAGCTTGGATCAACACTCCAAAAGACAGCGGCGGCTTGGGTCAAATCAACTTCCCGCTCGCTTCCGACATTACGAAGCAAGTTGCTCGTGACTACGGTGTATTGATCGAAGAAGAAGGCGTAGCACTGCGCGGTCTCTTCATCATTGATCCTGAAGGCGAGTTGAAATATCAAGTTGTTAACCACAACGATGTGGGTCGTTCTGTAGAAGAAACACTTCGTGTGCTTCAAGCTCTGCAATCCGGCGGATTGTGCGCAATGAACTGGAAGCCAGGCGACAACAACCTGTAA
- a CDS encoding ATP-binding protein — protein sequence MISEFQNTLISANDVFPLQHLDNSNYENILEHLDSGIMLFDRDGVLTFINLQMARLLELPRHQLLGCDVVQLVRHPFISRFKKKKIMRIFRETIFHRKRYHEVLDEYGKHWLITMTYGDQMDGNFLLSVKDVSDFKQIEQTAYQNDKLAMLGQISASIAHEIRNPLTAIRGFIQLLRPHLIQLGKDEYARIILTEIDRANDIIYEFLNSSKPSAPQKTVIPVQSLLKEVVLLTESEGLMKGCQIEMDNADHPLYVSIDVKQIKQVMLNMVKNAMDAIENVGEDHSGLIQIETQQDGQNVVISIRDNGQGMDHNTLVRLFDPFFTTKEAGTGLGLSVSYRIIKNHGGTISVDSKSGEGTEFKISLPIV from the coding sequence ATGATCAGTGAGTTTCAGAACACATTGATTTCTGCAAACGACGTATTTCCACTACAGCATCTAGATAACAGCAATTATGAGAATATTCTAGAACATTTGGATAGCGGAATCATGTTATTTGATAGGGATGGGGTTCTTACTTTCATTAATCTGCAGATGGCCAGATTGCTAGAGCTGCCGCGCCATCAACTGCTCGGCTGTGATGTAGTTCAGCTCGTACGCCATCCATTCATTAGCCGGTTCAAAAAGAAAAAGATAATGAGGATATTCAGGGAAACCATTTTCCATCGTAAGCGCTATCATGAGGTGCTCGACGAATATGGGAAGCATTGGCTCATCACGATGACTTACGGAGATCAGATGGACGGCAACTTTCTGCTGAGTGTAAAGGACGTATCGGATTTCAAGCAAATCGAGCAAACCGCGTATCAGAACGATAAGCTGGCCATGCTGGGACAAATCTCAGCCTCCATCGCTCATGAAATTCGCAATCCGCTTACCGCCATTCGAGGGTTTATCCAATTGCTAAGACCTCACCTTATTCAGTTAGGCAAGGATGAATATGCGAGAATTATACTTACAGAAATTGATCGAGCGAATGATATTATTTATGAATTCCTTAATTCATCCAAGCCTTCTGCCCCGCAAAAAACCGTGATCCCGGTTCAGTCTTTACTCAAAGAAGTGGTGCTGCTGACAGAAAGCGAAGGATTGATGAAAGGATGTCAAATAGAGATGGACAATGCTGATCATCCGCTGTATGTGTCCATCGACGTGAAACAAATAAAGCAGGTCATGCTGAATATGGTCAAGAATGCAATGGATGCCATTGAGAATGTAGGTGAAGACCATTCAGGGCTTATCCAGATTGAGACACAGCAGGATGGCCAAAATGTCGTAATCTCTATTAGAGACAACGGGCAGGGTATGGATCACAATACTTTAGTGAGACTGTTTGATCCTTTCTTTACGACCAAGGAAGCCGGCACTGGGCTTGGCTTGTCCGTAAGCTATCGAATTATTAAGAATCATGGAGGCACCATATCCGTTGACAGTAAATCTGGGGAAGGAACAGAATTCAAGATTTCTCTTCCCATCGTATAA